A single window of Psychromonas ingrahamii 37 DNA harbors:
- the rapA gene encoding RNA polymerase-associated protein RapA, whose protein sequence is MIFSLGQRWISDTESELGLGTIVALEGRMLTVLFAASGEQRLYAIEEAPITRVRFNVGDEILSHDDSKLLVSEVVEKDNLITYIGTRVDNGSASELRETFLNNFIKFNKPQDKLFAGQIDKFDRFVLRYKSLTNQHQQQKSKLRGLLGPRVDLIPHQFYIAEEVGKRHAPRVLLADEVGLGKTIEAGLIIHQQLVTGRAKRILIVLPENLQHQWLVEMMRRFNLHFSIFDDARCNEAYLDSINPFETEQLVLCSIDLLRKRTHFENALEADWDLLIVDEAHHLIWDKEKPSRDYQVVEALSKSIPGILLLTATPEQLGHESHFARLRLLDPNRFFDYQKFIQEEEGYKPVATAINELLDNNQLSNESKNSITELLREQDVQPLFNIIDDISLENDERQSAQHELISNLLDRHGTGRLLFRNTRSAIQGFPKRHLKTIALPLPEQYKTAIKVSKMLPSGTLQEQAFRALYPEQIYQAFEGGESNSWCSFDPRINWLIDLIQQLKGEKILIIAAQAETALALEEALRTREAIKSAVFHEGLSLIERDKAAAYFAQTEEGAQVMICSEIGSEGRNFQFAHHLVLFDLPINPDLLEQRIGRLDRIGQRCDIQIYTPYLKGTSQENLQKWYEQGLQAFTQTTPTGHTIFELVEEDLINLLATGENDNGEVDKLIKLTRSHNDKLKKQLEQGRDKLLEINSSGILHNSDLLDDITEIDQKPDFTQFALQLFDVVGVQQEDRGNHCLALRPTEHMLTSDFPGLPEEGTTITFNRKTALSRDDVQYLTWEHPMISGGMEMILSSDTGTTAVAILKNNSLPAATTFLELIYVVETINTENAQLKRFLPTTPIRLLLDKNAKDLGQNVTFDSFNRQLTPINRHISRKVANTSQPLIHQLIKDSRPTAQKLMAEIIDQAKHNMQQTLQQEQDRLQALKAVNPNIREEEIQHLRDQQSNFEKILDQTQLKLDAIRFIVSTQS, encoded by the coding sequence ATGATATTTTCTTTAGGTCAGCGTTGGATTAGTGATACAGAATCCGAATTAGGATTAGGCACCATTGTCGCCTTAGAGGGACGTATGTTGACAGTGTTATTCGCAGCTTCAGGTGAGCAGCGTTTGTATGCTATTGAAGAAGCGCCTATTACACGTGTTCGTTTTAATGTCGGGGATGAAATTCTTAGCCATGACGACTCGAAATTATTGGTCAGTGAAGTCGTCGAAAAGGATAACTTAATAACCTATATAGGAACACGTGTAGATAATGGTTCAGCAAGCGAATTAAGAGAAACGTTCCTAAATAATTTCATCAAATTTAATAAACCGCAGGATAAACTGTTTGCCGGTCAGATTGATAAATTTGATCGTTTTGTGCTGCGTTATAAATCCTTAACCAATCAACACCAGCAACAAAAATCTAAACTGCGTGGTTTATTAGGCCCGCGGGTAGATCTTATTCCCCACCAGTTTTATATAGCAGAAGAAGTGGGTAAGCGTCATGCCCCTCGTGTTTTATTGGCCGATGAAGTGGGTCTTGGTAAAACTATTGAAGCGGGTTTAATTATCCACCAGCAATTAGTGACCGGTCGCGCTAAACGTATCTTAATTGTTTTACCTGAAAATTTACAGCATCAGTGGTTGGTCGAAATGATGCGACGTTTTAATTTACATTTTAGTATTTTCGATGATGCACGTTGTAATGAAGCTTATCTTGATTCGATTAACCCCTTTGAAACTGAACAATTAGTCCTGTGCAGTATTGATTTATTACGTAAAAGAACCCATTTCGAAAATGCATTAGAAGCGGATTGGGATTTACTGATCGTTGATGAAGCACATCACCTTATCTGGGATAAAGAAAAACCAAGTCGCGACTATCAGGTTGTTGAAGCCTTATCAAAAAGTATTCCCGGCATTTTATTACTGACAGCCACACCTGAGCAACTGGGTCACGAGAGCCATTTTGCACGTTTGCGTTTATTAGATCCAAATCGTTTCTTTGATTACCAAAAATTTATCCAGGAAGAAGAAGGTTACAAGCCCGTTGCGACAGCAATTAATGAACTGCTGGACAACAATCAATTATCCAATGAATCAAAGAACAGTATTACAGAACTGCTCCGCGAACAGGATGTGCAGCCCCTGTTTAATATTATTGATGATATTTCTCTTGAAAATGACGAACGTCAGTCCGCACAGCATGAATTGATAAGTAACTTGTTAGACAGACATGGCACCGGGCGCTTATTATTCCGTAATACCCGTTCGGCTATTCAAGGCTTCCCAAAACGTCATTTAAAAACCATTGCCCTGCCTTTGCCTGAGCAATATAAAACCGCGATTAAAGTATCTAAAATGTTGCCTTCCGGCACACTTCAAGAACAAGCCTTTCGGGCTCTTTATCCTGAACAGATTTATCAAGCCTTTGAAGGGGGTGAAAGCAATTCCTGGTGTTCATTCGATCCACGCATAAATTGGTTAATTGATCTTATTCAGCAGTTAAAAGGGGAAAAGATCTTAATTATTGCAGCACAAGCTGAAACCGCATTAGCACTTGAAGAGGCATTACGCACGCGTGAAGCCATTAAATCGGCTGTTTTCCATGAAGGTTTATCATTAATTGAACGTGATAAAGCGGCCGCTTATTTTGCCCAAACTGAAGAGGGTGCGCAGGTGATGATTTGTTCTGAAATTGGTTCAGAGGGGCGTAACTTCCAATTTGCCCATCACCTGGTATTATTTGACCTGCCGATCAACCCGGATCTGCTTGAGCAGCGTATTGGCCGCTTAGACAGGATAGGCCAACGTTGCGACATTCAAATCTATACCCCGTATTTAAAGGGTACATCACAGGAAAACCTGCAAAAGTGGTATGAACAAGGTCTGCAAGCCTTCACGCAGACGACTCCTACGGGCCACACTATCTTTGAGTTAGTTGAAGAGGATTTAATTAATTTACTGGCAACGGGTGAAAACGATAATGGTGAAGTAGATAAACTTATTAAGCTGACACGCAGTCATAACGACAAGCTTAAAAAGCAGCTTGAACAAGGCCGTGACAAATTATTAGAAATCAACTCCAGTGGTATTCTACATAACAGTGATCTGCTTGATGATATTACGGAAATCGATCAGAAACCGGATTTCACCCAGTTTGCTTTGCAGCTCTTTGATGTGGTGGGTGTACAGCAGGAAGACCGGGGTAATCACTGTTTAGCGCTCCGCCCTACCGAGCATATGCTGACCAGCGATTTTCCGGGATTACCGGAAGAAGGGACAACCATCACCTTTAACAGAAAAACCGCATTAAGTCGTGATGATGTGCAGTATTTAACCTGGGAGCATCCCATGATAAGCGGCGGTATGGAAATGATCTTAAGCTCAGATACCGGTACAACCGCGGTGGCCATTTTAAAAAACAATTCATTACCCGCTGCGACAACATTTTTAGAATTAATCTATGTCGTAGAAACAATCAATACAGAAAATGCACAATTAAAACGTTTCTTACCCACAACCCCTATTCGTTTGTTATTGGATAAAAATGCAAAAGATTTAGGACAGAATGTCACCTTTGATAGCTTTAATCGCCAGTTAACTCCCATTAACCGCCATATCAGTCGTAAAGTCGCCAATACCTCACAGCCTTTAATTCATCAATTGATTAAAGACTCACGGCCAACAGCACAAAAACTAATGGCTGAAATTATTGATCAGGCAAAACACAATATGCAGCAGACATTACAGCAGGAACAAGATCGTCTGCAGGCATTAAAAGCGGTCAATCCAAATATCCGCGAAGAAGAGATCCAGCACCTACGGGATCAGCAAAGCAACTTCGAAAAGATATTAGATCAAACCCAATTAAAATTAGATGCCATCCGATTTATTGTTTCAACACAATCCTAG
- the pdxR gene encoding MocR-like pyridoxine biosynthesis transcription factor PdxR has protein sequence MESLSSDLLLQRFAEQSDEKLYKRLYNAIRSTILEGSLLPSSRLPATRDLAKVLQLSRNTVLTVYDQLQAEGYLLTRAGSGTFVAETLPDSYLSSESVPDQLSISSRQIKLSQRGCTLLGDASASPEQWGAFIPGVPDVTAFPHHLFSKIQARINRRPPPQELSYSNQGGHPELRHALVDYLRVARSVRCSADQILITEGIHQAIDLVTRLLCDPGDTVWLEEPGYWGIRNILHMNEVNIHPLPVDKSGLVLPKKIEKKPSLTFVTPSHQYPLGSVMSLRRRQRLLLMAAKTGSWIIEDDYDSEFRFSGQPIPALQGLQSDAPVIYIGTFSKTLYPALRIGYVVIPKSLMKPLKTAHSELYRGGHLLIQKALGQFIQEGHYAAHIRRMRLLYAKRRAFLVELIESHLGKTALSEFNSNAGLHLILNLPDNSNDVAISEAANAQGVLVRPLSRYYMLDNVRQGLLMGFACVPEEQMAKAFTLLLDCIRNASSKFEINTTH, from the coding sequence TTGGAATCATTAAGTAGCGATCTATTATTACAACGGTTTGCAGAGCAGTCCGATGAGAAACTTTATAAACGTCTGTATAACGCGATTCGCAGCACTATTCTAGAGGGTAGTTTGCTGCCGTCGAGCCGCTTACCTGCAACGCGTGATCTGGCAAAGGTACTGCAATTATCACGTAATACCGTCCTGACGGTTTACGATCAATTACAGGCAGAAGGTTATTTATTAACGCGCGCCGGCAGTGGTACTTTTGTGGCGGAAACCCTGCCGGATAGTTACTTATCCAGCGAAAGCGTGCCCGATCAACTATCAATTAGCAGCCGACAAATTAAGCTATCCCAACGAGGTTGCACACTGCTTGGAGATGCCAGCGCAAGCCCTGAACAATGGGGTGCATTTATCCCGGGGGTACCTGATGTTACGGCCTTTCCCCATCATTTATTCAGCAAAATTCAGGCACGCATTAATCGCCGTCCTCCGCCGCAGGAGCTAAGCTACAGCAATCAGGGAGGCCACCCCGAATTACGTCATGCATTGGTTGATTATCTGCGCGTAGCACGTTCAGTACGTTGCAGCGCGGATCAAATTCTGATTACCGAAGGAATTCACCAGGCCATTGATCTGGTCACCCGTCTATTATGTGATCCCGGGGATACAGTCTGGCTTGAAGAGCCTGGGTATTGGGGAATACGCAATATTCTGCACATGAATGAAGTTAATATTCACCCGCTTCCGGTGGATAAATCAGGTCTGGTGTTACCTAAAAAAATAGAAAAAAAACCCAGTTTAACCTTCGTGACCCCCTCCCATCAATATCCATTAGGGTCGGTAATGAGCCTCAGACGCAGACAGCGTTTGCTTTTGATGGCGGCAAAAACAGGAAGTTGGATTATTGAGGACGATTACGATAGTGAGTTTCGCTTCTCCGGTCAGCCTATTCCCGCCCTGCAGGGCTTGCAATCCGATGCACCGGTGATCTACATAGGCACTTTTAGTAAAACCTTATACCCGGCATTACGTATTGGCTATGTAGTCATACCCAAATCATTAATGAAACCATTAAAAACCGCCCATTCAGAATTATATCGCGGTGGCCACCTTCTGATTCAAAAAGCATTAGGACAGTTTATTCAAGAAGGTCACTACGCTGCCCATATTCGCAGGATGCGTTTACTCTATGCAAAACGCCGCGCCTTTTTGGTTGAGTTAATTGAATCTCATTTAGGCAAAACAGCGCTAAGTGAATTCAATAGCAATGCAGGTTTACATCTCATTTTAAATCTGCCGGATAACAGTAATGATGTCGCTATCAGTGAGGCCGCCAATGCACAGGGAGTGTTGGTCAGGCCGTTATCCCGTTATTACATGTTAGACAATGTACGACAAGGCTTACTGATGGGTTTTGCTTGTGTTCCTGAAGAGCAAATGGCTAAAGCCTTCACCCTATTATTGGATTGTATACGCAACGCAAGCAGCAAGTTTGAGATAAACACAACACACTAA